In Candidatus Sedimenticola sp. (ex Thyasira tokunagai), the following proteins share a genomic window:
- a CDS encoding diguanylate cyclase: MRGKHTAGTIAATAAAVLVGALLLILTPTVNADILTHEERQWLKENPRIRFAPAPNYPPVEFFDQNNQYRGVTADFVAHMKSLIGLDLEIVQLQNWNQVIENSKKRQVDVWGAAAQTAERSEYMNFTEPYIRLPAVIIVHKEVEGTLKMEELVGKKVVVIQGYASQKHIEQNFPELQLIAVPDIETGLRMVSFGAADSIVATNASAIYYIEKEGLTNLRVAGESGFEWRLRFAARNDWPQLISIIQKGLNSISEDKKREIYRRWISLGSSGWVWSWELVAKIATAAVLILLIAVLLWNRTLRHRVAVQTQVLKQDLRERKALEQQLRHLATTDPLTGIYNRRHLYDLAEKEVRRCLRYENNLSAIVLDVDYFKAINDNHGHAVGDNALVALVKTCNERLRSNDIFGRIGGEEFIILFPETDQVAAFSSAERIRRAVELLHIDLDNGKRLQLTISIGLASLENSIQDAQGLINRCDQMMYLAKESGRNCIVQYPALGP, from the coding sequence ATGAGGGGAAAGCACACCGCCGGCACTATCGCAGCCACTGCAGCAGCGGTGCTGGTGGGTGCGCTGCTGCTGATCCTAACACCCACAGTCAATGCAGACATACTCACCCATGAAGAGCGTCAATGGCTGAAGGAGAACCCCCGGATTCGCTTTGCTCCCGCCCCCAACTACCCTCCTGTCGAATTTTTTGATCAAAACAACCAGTACCGCGGCGTCACTGCTGATTTTGTCGCCCACATGAAGTCTCTGATCGGCCTCGATCTTGAGATCGTCCAGCTACAGAACTGGAACCAGGTGATCGAAAACAGCAAAAAGCGCCAAGTCGATGTCTGGGGTGCCGCCGCCCAGACCGCCGAGCGCAGCGAGTATATGAACTTCACCGAACCCTACATCCGCCTGCCTGCGGTCATCATCGTCCATAAGGAGGTTGAAGGCACACTGAAGATGGAGGAGCTGGTAGGCAAAAAGGTGGTGGTAATCCAGGGCTACGCCTCACAAAAACATATAGAGCAGAATTTTCCCGAACTACAACTAATCGCCGTCCCCGACATCGAGACCGGCCTGCGTATGGTCTCCTTTGGCGCTGCCGACAGTATCGTCGCCACCAACGCCTCCGCCATCTACTACATCGAAAAAGAGGGCCTCACCAACCTGCGGGTGGCAGGAGAGTCCGGCTTTGAGTGGCGGCTGCGTTTCGCCGCCCGCAACGACTGGCCACAACTGATCTCCATCATCCAGAAGGGGCTCAACAGCATCAGCGAGGATAAGAAGCGTGAAATCTACCGCCGCTGGATCAGCCTCGGCTCCAGCGGTTGGGTCTGGAGCTGGGAATTGGTGGCTAAAATTGCCACCGCTGCCGTCCTCATCCTGCTGATTGCTGTGCTGCTGTGGAACCGGACACTGCGCCACCGTGTGGCCGTCCAGACCCAGGTACTGAAACAGGACCTGAGAGAGCGCAAAGCACTGGAGCAGCAGCTGCGCCACCTGGCCACCACTGACCCACTCACCGGCATCTACAATCGGCGTCACCTCTATGACCTGGCGGAAAAAGAGGTAAGGCGCTGCCTGCGCTACGAAAACAACCTCTCAGCCATTGTGCTCGATGTCGATTACTTCAAAGCCATCAACGATAATCATGGTCACGCTGTCGGTGACAACGCACTGGTGGCGTTGGTCAAAACTTGTAATGAAAGGCTGCGCAGCAATGATATTTTCGGCCGCATTGGGGGAGAGGAGTTTATCATTCTCTTTCCCGAAACCGACCAGGTTGCCGCGTTTTCCTCAGCAGAACGTATCCGCCGGGCAGTGGAGCTACTGCATATCGATCTGGATAACGGCAAGAGACTGCAGCTGACCATCAGCATCGGCCTCGCTTCCCTGGAGAATAGCATTCAAGATGCCCAGGGACTGATCAACCGCTGTGACCAGATGATGTATCTGGCCAAAGAGAGCGGCCGCAACTGTATCGTCCAATACCCCGCATTGGGGCCCTAA
- a CDS encoding TlpA disulfide reductase family protein, with translation MFRKLIIATLLLCLCPLAQAEESQIITLAEGDEIPIQRYGDGVDRILWLPSEFGFRGRREGTLATGLSVEGFEVWLADLHDAYFLPPGRSSLTEVPVEDIAELIEQSQPDKGRLFIMSTGRGAALTLMAVRQWQQRYADRKPLGGLLLFHPSLLAEVPRPGARPDYLPIADQTNQNILLIQPGGSARLWYLDEIASHLRRGGSTLYTWVIPRVSDGFHMRPTASEEELRRSDELPPMLARSARLLATMSREARPPVAGEMAERRWDTSAFGGALQPYTGDPTPPALSLMDIAGKRYSLDKYKGEVVLINFWATWCPPCVKEIPSLGRLKKKMAGRGVEVLSVDVGEPVETVRAFLKRIPAAFPVLLDGAGKTVSPWQIRAFPTTYLIDRQGLIRYAYFGGLEWDAPEVVKVIESLL, from the coding sequence TTGTTTCGTAAACTTATCATAGCCACTCTTCTCCTCTGCCTGTGCCCATTGGCTCAGGCAGAGGAGTCACAGATCATCACACTGGCGGAGGGTGATGAAATTCCCATTCAGCGTTACGGCGATGGTGTTGACCGTATTCTCTGGTTGCCGTCTGAGTTTGGCTTTCGCGGTCGGCGTGAGGGTACTCTTGCCACCGGCTTGTCGGTTGAGGGGTTTGAGGTGTGGCTGGCCGATCTCCATGACGCCTATTTTCTGCCACCGGGACGTAGCAGCCTCACCGAGGTGCCGGTTGAGGATATTGCGGAGCTGATCGAGCAGAGCCAGCCCGATAAAGGGCGCCTGTTTATTATGAGTACCGGTCGCGGGGCGGCGTTGACCTTGATGGCGGTGCGCCAGTGGCAGCAGCGCTACGCTGATCGTAAGCCCCTTGGTGGCTTGCTGCTGTTTCATCCCAGTCTGTTAGCTGAAGTACCCAGGCCGGGCGCCCGCCCGGACTATCTGCCGATTGCCGACCAGACCAACCAGAATATTCTGCTGATTCAGCCCGGGGGATCGGCCAGGCTCTGGTATCTGGATGAGATAGCGAGCCATCTTCGCCGCGGTGGCAGCACGCTCTATACCTGGGTGATTCCCCGTGTCTCCGATGGTTTCCATATGCGTCCCACCGCCTCGGAGGAGGAGCTGCGGCGGAGTGATGAGCTGCCGCCGATGCTGGCACGTTCTGCACGGCTGCTTGCGACCATGAGTAGAGAAGCCCGCCCCCCGGTTGCGGGCGAGATGGCGGAGAGAAGGTGGGATACCAGCGCCTTTGGTGGCGCACTCCAGCCCTATACGGGTGATCCCACGCCACCGGCGTTGTCGCTCATGGATATTGCCGGCAAGCGCTACAGCCTGGATAAGTACAAAGGTGAGGTGGTGCTGATCAACTTCTGGGCCACCTGGTGCCCCCCCTGCGTCAAGGAGATCCCCTCGCTGGGCCGCCTGAAAAAGAAAATGGCGGGACGTGGCGTGGAGGTGCTGAGTGTCGATGTGGGCGAACCGGTGGAGACAGTGCGTGCCTTTCTTAAAAGGATTCCCGCCGCTTTCCCGGTGCTGCTGGATGGTGCGGGAAAGACGGTCTCTCCCTGGCAGATACGGGCATTCCCCACCACCTACCTGATTGACCGTCAGGGGCTGATTCGTTACGCCTATTTTGGTGGTCTGGAGTGGGATGCACCGGAGGTGGTGAAGGTGATCGAGTCATTGTTGTGA
- a CDS encoding HIT domain-containing protein: MFTLHPRLAADTFAVVTLPLCEVRLMNDRRFTWLILVPQREEITELHQLSSADQIKLLQESSDISHALAETGAIDKLNVAALGNLVAQFHWHLVARSKEDPCWPGPVWGCGNAEPYGAETAKNLIARLRKIINKEGKYES; encoded by the coding sequence ATGTTCACCCTTCACCCCCGCCTCGCCGCCGACACCTTCGCCGTTGTCACCCTGCCGCTGTGTGAAGTGCGGCTGATGAACGACCGCCGCTTCACCTGGCTGATCCTGGTGCCACAGCGAGAGGAGATCACCGAGCTTCACCAACTGAGCTCAGCAGACCAGATTAAGCTGCTGCAAGAGAGCAGCGATATCTCCCATGCGCTTGCAGAGACCGGTGCCATAGACAAACTCAATGTCGCTGCTCTCGGTAATCTGGTAGCGCAATTTCACTGGCATCTGGTGGCCAGAAGTAAAGAAGATCCCTGCTGGCCCGGACCGGTATGGGGATGCGGCAACGCCGAACCCTACGGTGCAGAGACCGCCAAAAACTTGATCGCACGCCTGCGCAAAATAATCAACAAGGAAGGAAAATATGAATCCTGA
- a CDS encoding nucleotide pyrophosphohydrolase — protein MNPDSLQQLNQRLLEFARERDWEQFHSPKNLSMALIAECAELVEHFQWLSEEQSMALSEGKKEEVALELADILIYLVRFAERMDIDLLDAANRKIAINEQRYPAQQVKGDARRASEY, from the coding sequence ATGAATCCTGATTCCCTGCAGCAGCTCAATCAGCGGCTTCTCGAGTTTGCCCGCGAACGTGACTGGGAGCAGTTCCACTCACCAAAAAACCTATCGATGGCACTGATTGCCGAGTGTGCCGAACTGGTTGAGCACTTTCAGTGGCTTAGCGAAGAGCAGAGCATGGCGCTTTCCGAAGGGAAGAAGGAGGAGGTAGCGCTGGAGCTGGCGGATATCCTGATCTATCTGGTGCGCTTCGCTGAACGGATGGATATCGACCTGCTGGATGCCGCCAACCGCAAGATCGCCATCAATGAGCAGCGCTATCCGGCACAACAGGTCAAGGGGGATGCCCGCCGGGCATCGGAGTACTGA